Genomic window (Agromyces mariniharenae):
GATCCTCAAGCTCACGGGCGACTGGGGCAAGTTCAAGGGCGACAAGGACGCGAAGTCCACCGTCCAGGTCGCCGAGGCCAAGGCCGCGTTCGTCGCCGACGAGTCGAAGAAGCCGGTCCTCAAGCCCAAGGCCGAGAAGCCCGCGAAGGCCGAGGAGGCCCCCGCCGAGGCTGCCGACGCCGACGAGACCACGACGGACGAGGCGTAGGCCTTGCTCCAGTCCGCGCTCGAACACCTCGTCAAGGGGATCGTCGATCATCCTGACGACGTGAAGGTCGTCACCGCGTCGAGCGCACGCGGCGAGGTCCTCGAGGTTCACGTGAACCCCGAGGACCTCGGTCGCGTGATCGGCCGCGCCGGGCGCACGGCGAAGGCGCTGCGCACCCTGGTGACCGCGCTCGCCGACGGTCGCCGCGTGCGGGTCGACGTCGTCGACACCGACGACTGACGTGGCGCGCGCACCTCGCACGCAGCTCAGGGTCGGCCGTCTCACCAAGGCCCACGGCCTCAAGGGCGCCATCAAGCTCGAGCTCTACACCGACGACCCCGAGCGCCGCTTCGTGCCGGGCGCGGAGTTCTCGCTGCAGGTGCCCGAGTCGTCGCCGTGGCACGGCAAGCACCTCACGCTCCGCGAGCTCCGCTGGTACAACGGCCACCCGGTCGGCTTCTTCGAGGGCGTCGACGACCGCACCGCGGCCGAGGGCCTCGTGAAGGCCATCCTCTGGGTCGAGCACGTCGACGACGAGGCGCCCGAGGACGACGCCTGGTACGACCACCAGCTCGTGGGTCTCGCCGTCATGCGCGACGGCGTCAAGGTCGGCGAGGTCGTGCACGTCGACCACCTTCCCGCCCAAGACCTGCTCATCGTGAAGGCCCACGGCCGCGAGGTCATGGTGCCGTTCGTGTCGGCCATCGTGCCCGAGGTCGACATCGCCGCAGGCACGCTCACCGTGACGCCGCCCGCCGGGCTGTTCGAGGAGCTCCCGGAGGAGCCCGAGGCGCCCGCCGAGGGGGAGGGCGAGACGTCCGACGCCGAGGCGAGCGCACCTGACGCGTCGGCCGCCGACGGCGACGCCGAGGCATCCGACCGCGCCGACGACCCCGCCGAGTAGGGTCGGCCCATGCGGATCGACATCGTCACGATCTTCCCGTCGTTCTTCGACGTGCTCGACCTGTCGCTGCTCGGCAAGGCGCGGCAGTCGGGGCTGATCGACGTCCGCACGCACGACCTCCGCGAGCACACGCACGACCGGCACCGCACGGTCGACGACACGCCGTACGGCGGCGGTGCGGGCATGGTCATGAAGCCCGAGCCGTGGGGCGAGGCGCTCGACGAGATCGTGGGCGACGGGGCATCCGATGCGCTGCTCGTCGTACCATCGCCCGCCGGCGAGCCGTTCACGCAGGCGACCGCACGCGAGCTCGCCGCCGAGGCGCACCTCGTGTTCGCATGCGGCCGCTACGAGGGGATCGACCAGCGCGTCGTCGACCACTACGGCGAGCGGATGCGCGTGCGCCTCATCAGCCTCGGCGACTACGTGCTGAACGGCGGCGAGGTGGCCGTCATGGCCATGATCGAGGCGGCGGGCCGGCTCGTGCCCGGCGTCGTCGGCAATCCCGAGAGCCTCGTCGAGGAGTCGCACGAGGACGGGCTGCTCGAGTACCCGAGCTACACCAAGCCCGCGTCGTGGCGCGGACTCGAGGTGCCGCCCGTGCTGCTCTCGGGCAACCACGGCGCGATCGCCGCGTGGCGGCACGAGCAGCAGGTCGAGCGCACCCGGCGCGTGCGGCCCGAGCTGCTCGACGACTGACACCACACGGTCGCGATCGGATGCCGCGTCGGCGCGCCTGCGCCCCGCCGGCCCGCCCGACGCGCAGCCGCCCAGCGCGGCCGTGAGGCAGTCTTCACGTCCCGGAAACACGCGGGCCCCGCCTGCGAAACACGCCGTGCATAGCGTCGAAACCGGCGGCGAGACCGGATTCCGCCGGGAAGCGCGGGGCGGGACATGGTCGGGACGAGCGGTGCGGACGTGCCGGCGGACATACCCGGCATCCACCCCCTCCGGCTCGTCGCGGTCACGCACGGCGCCCCCTCGGCGGAGAACCGCGAGGCCGTGATCCGGCTCGTCGACGCCGTCGCCTCCGAGCGGCCCGAGCTCGACGTGTCGATCAGCTTCGTGGATGCCGCGAACCGCGACGTCGCGGCATCCCTCGCGGCCGCCGCCGAGCCCGACGCGGTCATCGTGCCGCTCGTGCTCTCCGCCGGCTTCCACGTGCGCACCGGCTTGTCGCTCGGCCTCGACCGCCTCGGCGGCGGCGCACAGCTCGCCGACGAGCTCGGGCCCGACGACCGCATCGTCGCCGTGCTCGCGCGACGCCTCCGCGACCTGGGGCTCGACGAGGAGGACACGGTCGTGCTCGCGGCCGCCGGGTCCAACGACCCGCGCGCGGTGCGCGAGTGCTTCGAGACCGCGCGGCGGCTGGCCCAGCGCCTCGGCCGACCCGTGACGGTCGGGTTCATCGCCGCAGCGATCCCGCGGCTGCCCGACGCGATCGAGATGATCCGCGAGGTGCACCCGGGCACGCGCGTCGTCGTCGGCGCCTACCTGCTCGCGCCGGGCACGTTCTACGACGCGGCTGCGGGTGCCGGGGGAGACCTCATCGCCGAGCCGCTGCTGCTGCCCGACCGCCCCGCCCCGCACGAGCTCGTCGAGCTCGTGCTCGAGCGCTACGCAGCGGTCGACGCGAACGACTGGGAGCCCGTCTGAGGGACTGAGCGGTCGCGCTCTCGGCCGCTCGAGGCACTGCCGATACCGCTGGCACAGTCGGTCACGCCGTGAGGCTCGGCGTCCCGTCCGCCTCCGCGACGCGCCCGAGCACGTCGGCGATCCGGGTCTTGCACCCGCCGCAGCCCGTGCCCGCGCGGGTGTCGCGGCCGACGCACTCCACGGTCGTGTTGCCGCACGCGGCCGACTCCTCGATGCGGCCCACGGTGACGCCGTTGCACCAGCACACGGTCGTCGCGGGCGCGAACGCGTCGGCGTCCTCGCTCGGGTCGTAGTCGGGCCCGTCGAAGCGCAGGAGCAGCGAGCGGTCGGCCGGGAGCTCGCCGCGGCGCTCGAACAGCAGCGTGAGCTCGGCGGCCGTGCGCGGCATCCCGACGCTCACGAATCCAGTGAGGGCGCCGTCCTCGGTGACCATCTTCACGTAGCGCAGGTGCTCGGGATCGGCCCACTGCGAGACGCGGCGGCGCGGGTGCAGCGCGTCGTCGTCCCACGGGTCGGCCGAGATGTCGCCGACCGCGACGACGTCGATGTGCTCGGCCTTGAGCATGACGATCGGGTCGCGCTCGGCGGGCACGGCGCCGGTGGCGCCGCCTGCGCCGTCGCCGGCGCGTCCCGCGGCCTCGGTCGCGAACGCCTCGGCGAGCCATGCGGCCTGGCGCCATCCCGGGCCGATGAGCCCCGACGGCGCGCCGGGGAGCACGCGCTGCCCGGCGAGCTCCTCGGTGCGCTCGACGACTTGGGCGCAGTCCCCGATCGCGTACACGTCGGGGTCGCTCCACGACTGCAGTCGCGGACTCACGACGATGCCGACGGCGGTGCGCAGGCCCGCGAGCGTCGCGAGCTCGTTGCGCGGGCTCACGCCGCACGAGAGCACGAGCAGGTCGCCGCGGAGCTGCTTGCCGTCGGCCGTCACGAGCATGTCGAACCGGCGCCGGCCCTCGTCGTCGGTGCGGAACGCCACCGCCTCGGCGCGGCTGTGCGCGATGACCGTGATGCCCGTGCGGCGCAGCGCGGCCCGAAGCACCTGCCCGCCGCCCCGGTCGAGGTTGCGCGGCATCGGGTGCGGCCCGTGGTGCACGACGCACACCTGCGCACCCGCGTGGGCCGCCGCGAGGGCGAGCTCGAGGCCGAGCACGCCGGCGCCGAGCACGATGATGCGGCGTCGCTCGCGCACGGCCTCGAGCACCCGCTCGGCGTCGGCGAGGTCGCGCAGCGCGGTGACGCCGGCGGGCAGGTCGTCGTCACGGGCCACGAGCTGCCTCGCGTACTTCCCGAGCGACGCGAGGTCGCGGCGATGGCGCTCGACCCCGTCGAGCGTCGGGACGTTCGCTCGCGATCCGGTGGCGAGGACGAGCCGGTCGTAGGCGAGCTCCTCGCCCGTGCTGAGCCGCACGAGGTGCGCGGCCCGGTCGATCGCGGTCGCGGCGACCCCGAGCAGCACGCGGGCGCCGGCCTCCTCGGCCGCCTCGCGGTCGCCGACGAGCATGGCGTCGAGGTCGGTGTTGCCGACCGCGTACTCGGCGACGAGCACGCGATTGTAGGCCTCGACGTCCTCACCGGCCACGACCGTGAGCTCGACGGCGCCGCTGCGCACCGACGGCAGCAGCTCCTCCACGAAGCGGGCGCCGACCGGCCCGTAGCCGACGAGGACGATCCTGAGCGCGCTCATGCGTGGACCTCGGCTTCCGTGCGGCGAGCGGCGCTCGCGGGGCTCGTGATGCGCGTGACGCGCACGACGTTGGTCTTGAACTCGGGCATCGCCGAGACCGGGTCCACCGCGTCGGAGGTGAGCAGGTTCGCGGCCTGCGCGTCGCCGTAGTGGAACGGGAGGAACACCGCGTCGGGCCGGATGTCGGTCGTGAGCCGTGCCCGCACGTGCACCGCGCCGCGGTGGTTCGCGACCTCGAGGTCGTCCCCGTCGGCGATGCCGAGCCGATCGGCGGTGGCCGGATGCAGCGAGGCGAGGGCCTCGGGCTGGGCGTCGAGCAGCTCGGGCACCCGCCGGGTCTGCGCGCCGCTCTGGTAGTGCTCGAGCAGCCGCCCGGTGACGAGGGTCACCTCGTCGTCGCCCGGCCGCGGGCGCGCCGACTCGCGCACCGACACGGCCACGAGGCGGGCGAGCCCGTCGGGGTGCGCGAACCGCTCGGCGAAGAGGCGAGGGGTCCCGGCGCTGCCGCGCGGGTATGGCCAGTACGCGGCGTCGCCGCGGTCGAGCATCGCGTAGTCGATGCCCGAGTAGTCGGCGATGCCGCCCTCGGATGCGAGGCGCAGCTCCTCGAAGACCCGCTCGGGGTCGGTGTCGAACGCGGCGACGCAGTCGAGGCGCCCTGCGAGCTCCGCGAGGATCCAGAGCTCGTCGCGCACGCCCGTGGGCGGCGTGATCGCCCGGCGGCGACGGATGACCCGTCCCTCCAGGTTCGTCATCGTGCCCTCCTCCTCGGCCCACTGCGTGATCGGCAGCACGACGTCGGCGAGGGCCGCGGTCTCGGAGAGGAAGAAGTCGCACACCACGAGCAGGTCGAGCCGCTCGAGGCCGGCGCGGACGGCGTCGACGTTCGGCGACGACACCACGAGGTTCGATCCGTGCACCATGAGCGCGCGCACGCCGCCCGACTGCCCGAGCAGCTGCAGCAGCTCGACCGCGGGGACGCCTGGTCCGGGGATGTCGTCGGGGTCGACGCCCCAGACTCGGGCGACATGCGCGCGGGCCTCGGGGTCGACGATCTTGCGGTAGCCGGGCAGCTGGTCGCACTTCTGGCCGTGCTCGCGGCCGCCCTGGCCGTTGCCCTGACCGGTCAGGGTGCCGTAGCCGCTGCCGGGGCGTCCCGGCAGGCCGAGCAGCAGCGCCAGGTTGATCGCGGCCGTCGCGGTGTCGGTGCCGTCGACGTGCTGCTCGACGCCCCGGCCGGTGAGGATGTAGGTGCCGGCTCCCGAGGCGAGCCGTCGCGCGAGCCGGCGCAGCGTGAGCGCCGCCACGCCCGTGACCGACTGCACGCGCTCGGGCCACCACGACGCCACGCTGCGGCGGAGGCGGTCGAAGCCGACCGTGCGCGCACCGATGTAGGCCTCGTCGACGAGCCGCTCGGCGATCACGACGTGGATGAGGCCGAGCAGCAGCGCCAGGTCGGTGCCGGGCGCCGGCTGCACGTGCATTCCCTTCCCCTCGTCGGTGAGCCGCGCGGTCGCGGTGCGGCGCGGGTCCACGACGACCAGGCCGCCGGCCGCCTGGGCGCCCGCGAGGTGCCCGATGAACGGCGGCATCGTCTCGGCCACGTTCGTGCCGAGCAGCAGGATCGTGGACGCCCCGTCGAGGTCCTCGAGCGGGAACGGCAGTCCGCGATCGACGCCGAACGCGCGATTGCCGGCCGCCGCGGCCGACGACATGCAGTACCGACCGTTGTAGTCGATCCGGCTCGTGCCGAGCGCGAGCCGGGCGAACTTGCCGAGCAGGTAGGCCTTCTCGTTCGTGAGGCCGCCGCCGCCGAACACGCCGACGGCGTCTGCGCCGTGCGCCGAGCGGATGCCGCGCAGCCGCGTCGCGACGAGGTCGAGCGCCTCGTCCCAGCTG
Coding sequences:
- a CDS encoding RNA-binding protein, with the protein product MLQSALEHLVKGIVDHPDDVKVVTASSARGEVLEVHVNPEDLGRVIGRAGRTAKALRTLVTALADGRRVRVDVVDTDD
- the rimM gene encoding ribosome maturation factor RimM (Essential for efficient processing of 16S rRNA), whose product is MARAPRTQLRVGRLTKAHGLKGAIKLELYTDDPERRFVPGAEFSLQVPESSPWHGKHLTLRELRWYNGHPVGFFEGVDDRTAAEGLVKAILWVEHVDDEAPEDDAWYDHQLVGLAVMRDGVKVGEVVHVDHLPAQDLLIVKAHGREVMVPFVSAIVPEVDIAAGTLTVTPPAGLFEELPEEPEAPAEGEGETSDAEASAPDASAADGDAEASDRADDPAE
- the trmD gene encoding tRNA (guanosine(37)-N1)-methyltransferase TrmD — its product is MRIDIVTIFPSFFDVLDLSLLGKARQSGLIDVRTHDLREHTHDRHRTVDDTPYGGGAGMVMKPEPWGEALDEIVGDGASDALLVVPSPAGEPFTQATARELAAEAHLVFACGRYEGIDQRVVDHYGERMRVRLISLGDYVLNGGEVAVMAMIEAAGRLVPGVVGNPESLVEESHEDGLLEYPSYTKPASWRGLEVPPVLLSGNHGAIAAWRHEQQVERTRRVRPELLDD
- a CDS encoding sirohydrochlorin chelatase; amino-acid sequence: MVGTSGADVPADIPGIHPLRLVAVTHGAPSAENREAVIRLVDAVASERPELDVSISFVDAANRDVAASLAAAAEPDAVIVPLVLSAGFHVRTGLSLGLDRLGGGAQLADELGPDDRIVAVLARRLRDLGLDEEDTVVLAAAGSNDPRAVRECFETARRLAQRLGRPVTVGFIAAAIPRLPDAIEMIREVHPGTRVVVGAYLLAPGTFYDAAAGAGGDLIAEPLLLPDRPAPHELVELVLERYAAVDANDWEPV
- a CDS encoding FAD-dependent oxidoreductase; the protein is MSALRIVLVGYGPVGARFVEELLPSVRSGAVELTVVAGEDVEAYNRVLVAEYAVGNTDLDAMLVGDREAAEEAGARVLLGVAATAIDRAAHLVRLSTGEELAYDRLVLATGSRANVPTLDGVERHRRDLASLGKYARQLVARDDDLPAGVTALRDLADAERVLEAVRERRRIIVLGAGVLGLELALAAAHAGAQVCVVHHGPHPMPRNLDRGGGQVLRAALRRTGITVIAHSRAEAVAFRTDDEGRRRFDMLVTADGKQLRGDLLVLSCGVSPRNELATLAGLRTAVGIVVSPRLQSWSDPDVYAIGDCAQVVERTEELAGQRVLPGAPSGLIGPGWRQAAWLAEAFATEAAGRAGDGAGGATGAVPAERDPIVMLKAEHIDVVAVGDISADPWDDDALHPRRRVSQWADPEHLRYVKMVTEDGALTGFVSVGMPRTAAELTLLFERRGELPADRSLLLRFDGPDYDPSEDADAFAPATTVCWCNGVTVGRIEESAACGNTTVECVGRDTRAGTGCGGCKTRIADVLGRVAEADGTPSLTA
- a CDS encoding molybdopterin oxidoreductase family protein, which translates into the protein MTRPADSHCPYCALQCAMTLTPTDAAADAATPPVTVAGRDFPTNRGGLCKKGWTSAELLRAPARLGAPLLRGADGALHEASWDEALDLVATRLRGIRSAHGADAVGVFGGGGLTNEKAYLLGKFARLALGTSRIDYNGRYCMSSAAAAGNRAFGVDRGLPFPLEDLDGASTILLLGTNVAETMPPFIGHLAGAQAAGGLVVVDPRRTATARLTDEGKGMHVQPAPGTDLALLLGLIHVVIAERLVDEAYIGARTVGFDRLRRSVASWWPERVQSVTGVAALTLRRLARRLASGAGTYILTGRGVEQHVDGTDTATAAINLALLLGLPGRPGSGYGTLTGQGNGQGGREHGQKCDQLPGYRKIVDPEARAHVARVWGVDPDDIPGPGVPAVELLQLLGQSGGVRALMVHGSNLVVSSPNVDAVRAGLERLDLLVVCDFFLSETAALADVVLPITQWAEEEGTMTNLEGRVIRRRRAITPPTGVRDELWILAELAGRLDCVAAFDTDPERVFEELRLASEGGIADYSGIDYAMLDRGDAAYWPYPRGSAGTPRLFAERFAHPDGLARLVAVSVRESARPRPGDDEVTLVTGRLLEHYQSGAQTRRVPELLDAQPEALASLHPATADRLGIADGDDLEVANHRGAVHVRARLTTDIRPDAVFLPFHYGDAQAANLLTSDAVDPVSAMPEFKTNVVRVTRITSPASAARRTEAEVHA